AAGGGTCACAGCTCCAAGTGCGATCAACAATATTCGATAAATCTGTAAGGGCATTTTAGTTTAGCTCAACAAAAAGATGGTAATTTAACTCAAATCAATCGTGAGACACAACTAAATTCTAACAACTTCGACTTATATCCGCCTCCCCAAAGATGAGGAATAGGAATCAAAACTCGATCAGCACCTTCGTGCCACAAGGCAAAAGATCAAATAACTGAATCATCTCGGCATTACTTAGCAAAACACATCCGTGGCTGTCAGGCGTCCCTAAACGCTCTTCATGATTCGTTCCGTGAATGTAGATGTAGCGATCGTGTGTATCAACGCCAGCGCCTGCGTTGATTCCATCTTCCAGTCCGCGTAACCAACAGATACGACTTGTGATGAGATTGGGCTCGTTTTCCTCGGCTGTGAGCTGATTAAAAGTCTTCCCCTGGGCTACTCGTCCTTTGAAAATCATGCCAACTGGTGCTCCATCGCCAATTTTCTCATCGATAAAGTGCAGGCCCGTCGGCGTCCCAAGGGAGTTCTCAACACAAGACGGTGGCTTGCGACCAGTCGATATGGTATAATCCCGCACAAGATGCCCTGCCTGGTAGTGGCGGAGTTTTTGCTCGCCAATTGAGACATGAACCACATCTTCCGTTGGTTCCGTTGACAGTTCGCCGCATTTGGCGATAATGTTGGCGTAATAATTGTCCACAAAAATGAGTTATCGAGTCGGAATAGTCGGTGCCACAGGTGCCGTGGGTCAAGAATTGATCGATCTACTCTATGCGCGGAATTTCCCCATGGAGTCGTTGACGCTGCTGGCGTCCAGCCGTTCGGCGGGTAAAACTATTACCCGTGGCGACAAATCATGGACCGTCGAGCTGGCTTGCCCGGAAGCCTTCGATAACCTCGACATTGCTATTTTCAGTGCTGGTGGTTCCACTTCGACCGACCTCTGCCCGGAAGCCGCCAAGCGCAACTGCGTCGCGGTTGATAACAGCTCTGCTTTCAGGATGGACCCGAACGTCCCACTCGTCGTTCCGGAAATCAACGCTGAGGCTGTTCGTGGACATCAAGGCATCATTGCCAATCCGAATTGCTCAACCGCCGTTGCCCTGATGGGACTCTGGCCGTTGCATGAGCTGTTCGGCCTCAAGCGCTTCTTTGCCTCAACCTATCAGGCTGCATCCGGGGCCGGAGCCGCCGCCATGGCCGAATTGGAAGACCAGGTCCGCTCATGGGTAAAAGGCGAACCAATGAAAGCTGAACAATTCCCGCATCAGCTGGCTTTCAACTTACTACCTCACGTCGATAAGTTCTTTGAAGACGGTTACACCAAGGAGGAGCATAAAATGCTCAACGAAAGCCGCAAGATCATGAACTTGCCGGAGCTTCGTGCTTCTACCACGTGCGTCCGGGTACCAGTGCTTCGTGCTCACAGTATTGCAATCAATGCCGAGTTCGAACGTCCAGTCGATGTCGTCAAGGCACGTGAGGCGATTAGTGGATTCGCCGGAGCGGATCTTTGTGACGAGCCAGCGGAAAACCGTTACCCTATGCCGATCGACTTTTCCGGAAAGGAAAAATGCGGCGTTGGGCGCATCCGTATCGACAGCGCACTGGACAATGGCCTGGCCTTATGGGTCGTCGGTGACCAGCTTTGGAAAGGTGCCGCTCTCAACGCAGTGCAAATCGCCGAAGCCCTGGTTAAACTAGATGCGGTTGCAGTAAGCGTTTAACTCGAAGCAGCCAAGGCACGATAAGTAGGTGCACATTATTCAGAATATCAATTTGGACTTTCCACCTTGACTGTAACAAGGTCGAATATAGCATTCTCCGGTTCCTTGATTTGCTTAGGAAACAGCATGGATCCATTTTTAAGTTTCACTCATACGGGGGCGTAGCTCAGGGGATAGAGCAGTGGTTTTCTAAACCATTGGTCGCAGGTTCGAATCCTGCCGCCCCTGCCAAGTGTGATATAAATTTCCATTGTCAATAAAGGCTCTTTGGCATAATAAACTGGCATGAATATAAGCACTCATTACTGCAACTTTTTCGCCATACTTTTTCTTGGATTACTTCAAGCACAAGCCCAAAGCCAATTTGCTGGAACCTACTATGGTGAGCTGGATGAGGCGATTGTAGTACGTGGACAAACAGTTCAACCACGCGAAAAAGTCAGCAACATTGTCGCCACGGTAACAGACTCCGGAAACTTGACCATTACCGGAATCTCGGAAGTGCGTGGTATGGTTGATGCAGATGGTTTAATATCCATAACCGACAACGGCGGCTACGGTTTTGAAACAGGAACGATCACCAACAACACGATCAACATGAATGGTGAGTCAGTGAAGGATAATGGCATCCGTATAGACGAGTACTGGATAGTAGCCACACGCAACACACCTGTGACGAGTATTTTCCCGGATGCCCAAGCCGAGCGGAACAATTGGAATTACGTGCCCTGGTTTGGCTACTTCAATGGTGCTGACTTCCCATGGATTTATCACCAATCCCTAAAGTCTGTTTACTGCACGGGAACCGAGAGCGACCTATGGCTCTTCTATCCGCCCTTGCAATGGGTTTACACCAACAGGGATAGCTATCCATGGTTTTACAGTCCATCCGTTAATAGCTGGATTTTTTATGATACCAGTATCGAGACGCCAGAGTGGTTCTTCAACCAGCGCACAGGCGCTTGGTTCAGCGAGAGCAATGGCTAAGCGTTCGTTAGATGATTGAAAGGCAATCTACCTTTCGCGCCTGCAAGATACACTAAGCGTATTTTCAAACGAGACTTAGGACTGCCCATCAGGAGCGTTGGGTGATCCCTCTTTGTAACTGAATGGTTGCTTTCGAAAGAGTTCTGGCTCTTCCGCCCATTCGCCATTCTCTAAAAGCCGGTAAGCTTCAAACTGGTAACCCATGGTTTTATCACCGTGGACGCCCGTAGTTTTCACGACCGTGTTAGTCACATCATTGATTAAAATATTATTTGGCCTGCTATACTTTTCCATTTCTCACGATGCTTATCATATTTGGATAAACAATAGACTGTGAATGCTTTAAAATCTATCTCCTTGCATAAGCACTAGTACGAAGCAACTGTGCTAAAGGCATCAGAGGCTGGAACAACTCTGATGCAGATTTTTAATGGAGATACTGAAGACTGTTATCAGAATCCTATGTTAGACACAATCATAAGTGTGAAAAAGACCTTGATGCGGCGGCATCGAGCGACAAGCTAGCCCGTCATGGAAAATATTTTCACAGGGGCCGGAGTATTCCTCTATCCACTGGCATTATGCTCAATCCTCGCGCTATTCATTATCGTAGAGCGGCTGACTGCATTGCGGACAAGGAAGATCCTGCCAAAGGATCTGGTGGACAAATTCGTGACGGGCGAAGTGCTGGATCTTGATGGCGACCACGACTCAGTCGGCGGACGCATACTCTTTTTCTATCAGTTGAACCGACCTGATCCGGACGCCCTGAAGGCTTTTGCATCGCTCGAAACCACTCGTCTTGAACGTGGGATGTTCATTCTCGATATCGTGGTTGGTGCCGCTCCTTTACTTGGACTACTGGGCACGGTTACTGGTCTGATTCAAGTTTTTGCGGGAATTGACGCGGAAAGCGGAATGCCCGACCCGACCCTTTTCATGCAGGGAATCGCCCTTGCACTGACCACGACCATGCTTGGGCTGGCCATCGCCATTCCTGCACTGGTTGGCAACAGCTACCTGACCCGTCGTGTCGATATGCTCACTGCCCAGATCAACGTCGGTGTAGAGCGCATGATAGATCTGGCCAAAACCAGGGCCAAAGCCGATTTGAAGGCGTAAAAGAAGCGATGAATCTGAAAAAGCACCGCCGGAAGGCAGAGATCAATATCGTTCCGCTGATCGATGTGCTGATCGTACTCATTTTCTTCTTCATCATGACGATGCAGTTCAGGAACATGAATGTGCTCAACATAACTCCTCCAACAATGGAGACGGCGGGAAAAAGCACAAACACCGAACAAATTACGGTTGGGATCAGCCCTGAAGGCGAATTTTACGTCAATAACGAGATCATGGCTGAGGAGGCGATTCCCGAGTTCTTCGTTGAAGCCGCCAAACAAGATCCCAAACCCTCGATTCTGCTTATGGCCGACGAGGATGTGCCGCTCAAACATGTTACTTTTATCATGGACCAGTCCCGCAAGGCGAATATGGACAAAGTGCGTCTGCAGACCCGCTAACGGAATCCATGCTTCTACTATAATATTCTTGCGCAGATCACTGGCCATTCGGTCAAAAGTGATTCAGATCTTCTACCGGGCTCTCTTTTCGTTTGCCAAACTATGCGCAATCGTAGCAATTAATTGATCTACAACTCATAACCCCACAAATATTTATGCCTAGACCAGTTACATTATTCACCGGCCAGTGGGCCGACCTCTCACTCGAAGAACTCGCACCGCGCGTTGCTGAAATGGGCTATGATGGCCTTGAGCTCGCCTGCTGGGGTGATCACTTCGAAGTCGATAAGGCCACGAACAAAAAGTATTTTAAGGAAAAGTGGGAGATCCTCGCTGATAACGGACTGACCTGCTATTCGATCTCCAATCACCTTGTAGGCCAGGCGGTCTGTGATAACATTGACGAGCGTCACAAAGCAATCCTGCCAGCCTATGTTTATGGAGACGGCAAGCCGGAAGGCGTCCGCAAACGCGCTGCCAAAGAAATGATCGCGACAGCCAAGGCTTGCCGTAAATTCATGGACGCAAAGCCCGACAGCCTTCCCGGCGGTTTCCCAGCTGTGGTGAACGGCTTCACAGGCTCATCCATCTGGCACCTGCTCTACTCTTTTCCGCCAGCAAGCCCCAAAATGATTGCCGACGGCTTTGCCGATTTCGGCAAACGCTGGAAGCCAATCCTGGATGCTTTCGACAAGGTTGATGTCAACTTCGCCCTCGAAGTCCACCCGACCGAAATCGCCTTCGATATCGCCAGTGCTCAAAAGGCTATTGAGGCAGTCAAGGGCCACAAACGCTTTGGCTTCAACTACGACCCAAGTCATCTCGGCTACCAAGGTGTCGACTATGTGAAGTTTATCCGGGAATTTGCAGACCGTATCTACCACGTGCACATGAAGGACGTATGGTGGGGGCATGGTGACGGGACCGTTGGCGTATTTGGAGGCCACACTGAATTCGGTGATCACCGCCGTTACTGGGATTTCCGTTCTCTCGGACACGGTGATATTAAGTTCGAAGACATCATTGTTGCCCTGAACGACATCGGCTATGCGGGTCCGCTCTCCATTGAATGGGAAGACATCCGTATGGATCGTTTCCATGGAGCAACTGAAGCAGCTGAGTTTACACGTTCAGTTGATTTTCCCACCAGCAACGTCGCCTTCGACGCAGCTTTTGACAAAGAAAATCAGTAAAAAGTAACCTTTAAACCTTTTATTTAACCACAGATGGCACTTAATAGAAAATTACGCATGGGCATGGTCGGTGGTGGCCAGGGAGCATTTATCGGAGCCGTTCACCGCATGGCGGCAAACCTAGACGGCAAGATCGAGCTCGTAGCAGGTTGCTTCTCCAGCGATCCTAAAAAATCAAAAGCTTCCGGGAAGGAGCTCTTTCTCTCCAGCGACCGCATTTATACCAACTATGAGGAAATGGCTAAAACAGAGGCCGCCCTGCCCGCAGACAAACGGATCGACTTCGTGTCCATCGTCACTCCGAACCACATGCACTTCCCGGTTGCGGCCGCTTTCCTCAAAGCTGGTATCAATGTGGTCTGTGACAAACCAATGACTTTCGACCTGGCCGAGGCCAAGCAGCTGCGCACCATCGCCAAACGCTCCAAGAAAGTCTTTGCACTGACCCACAACTACACTGGCTATCCAATGGTCAAGGAAGCCCGTGATATCGTCAGCAAAGGCAAGATCGGCAAAATTCTTAAAATTGTCGCAGAGTATCCGCAAGGCTGGTTGATCGACGCAATTGAGAACGACGATCAGAAACAAGCCGCCTGGCGCACAGACCCAAAACGCGCAGGTGCTTCCTGCTGCATGGGCGACATCGGCACACATGCCGAGAATCTAGGGCGCTATATCACCGGTCTTGAGATCGACGAAATCTGTGCCGAGTTCACCACCTTTGTCCCAGGCCGCAAGCTCGAAGACGACGGCAACTGCCTCATCCGCTACAAAGGCGGAGCCAAAGGCATTCTTTTTGCCTCTCAGATTTCTGCTGGCGAAGAGAACAATCTCAACATCCGCATTTACGGCACCAAGGGTTCACTCGAATGGTTCCAGGAGCACCCGAATGAATTAGTCATGAAGTTTCAGGACAAGCCACGCCAGATCATTCGTCGTGGCAATGGATATGTATCCAAAGCTGCTGCCGGCAGCTCACGCCTGCCAGCCGGCCACCAGGAAGCTTTTCTTGAAGCCTTCGCCAACATTTACGTCGCCGCCTCAGATGCAATTGCCGACGAAGTTCAGGGCAAATTCCCGCGCAAGTCCGGTTATGA
The Rubellicoccus peritrichatus DNA segment above includes these coding regions:
- a CDS encoding aspartate-semialdehyde dehydrogenase; translated protein: MSYRVGIVGATGAVGQELIDLLYARNFPMESLTLLASSRSAGKTITRGDKSWTVELACPEAFDNLDIAIFSAGGSTSTDLCPEAAKRNCVAVDNSSAFRMDPNVPLVVPEINAEAVRGHQGIIANPNCSTAVALMGLWPLHELFGLKRFFASTYQAASGAGAAAMAELEDQVRSWVKGEPMKAEQFPHQLAFNLLPHVDKFFEDGYTKEEHKMLNESRKIMNLPELRASTTCVRVPVLRAHSIAINAEFERPVDVVKAREAISGFAGADLCDEPAENRYPMPIDFSGKEKCGVGRIRIDSALDNGLALWVVGDQLWKGAALNAVQIAEALVKLDAVAVSV
- a CDS encoding Gfo/Idh/MocA family oxidoreductase — encoded protein: MALNRKLRMGMVGGGQGAFIGAVHRMAANLDGKIELVAGCFSSDPKKSKASGKELFLSSDRIYTNYEEMAKTEAALPADKRIDFVSIVTPNHMHFPVAAAFLKAGINVVCDKPMTFDLAEAKQLRTIAKRSKKVFALTHNYTGYPMVKEARDIVSKGKIGKILKIVAEYPQGWLIDAIENDDQKQAAWRTDPKRAGASCCMGDIGTHAENLGRYITGLEIDEICAEFTTFVPGRKLEDDGNCLIRYKGGAKGILFASQISAGEENNLNIRIYGTKGSLEWFQEHPNELVMKFQDKPRQIIRRGNGYVSKAAAGSSRLPAGHQEAFLEAFANIYVAASDAIADEVQGKFPRKSGYDFPGIEDGVYGMAFIETVVKSAGTKQKWTKFPKV
- a CDS encoding biopolymer transporter ExbD, which encodes MNLKKHRRKAEINIVPLIDVLIVLIFFFIMTMQFRNMNVLNITPPTMETAGKSTNTEQITVGISPEGEFYVNNEIMAEEAIPEFFVEAAKQDPKPSILLMADEDVPLKHVTFIMDQSRKANMDKVRLQTR
- a CDS encoding MotA/TolQ/ExbB proton channel family protein, with translation MENIFTGAGVFLYPLALCSILALFIIVERLTALRTRKILPKDLVDKFVTGEVLDLDGDHDSVGGRILFFYQLNRPDPDALKAFASLETTRLERGMFILDIVVGAAPLLGLLGTVTGLIQVFAGIDAESGMPDPTLFMQGIALALTTTMLGLAIAIPALVGNSYLTRRVDMLTAQINVGVERMIDLAKTRAKADLKA
- a CDS encoding L,D-transpeptidase; this encodes MDNYYANIIAKCGELSTEPTEDVVHVSIGEQKLRHYQAGHLVRDYTISTGRKPPSCVENSLGTPTGLHFIDEKIGDGAPVGMIFKGRVAQGKTFNQLTAEENEPNLITSRICWLRGLEDGINAGAGVDTHDRYIYIHGTNHEERLGTPDSHGCVLLSNAEMIQLFDLLPCGTKVLIEF
- a CDS encoding sugar phosphate isomerase/epimerase, which codes for MPRPVTLFTGQWADLSLEELAPRVAEMGYDGLELACWGDHFEVDKATNKKYFKEKWEILADNGLTCYSISNHLVGQAVCDNIDERHKAILPAYVYGDGKPEGVRKRAAKEMIATAKACRKFMDAKPDSLPGGFPAVVNGFTGSSIWHLLYSFPPASPKMIADGFADFGKRWKPILDAFDKVDVNFALEVHPTEIAFDIASAQKAIEAVKGHKRFGFNYDPSHLGYQGVDYVKFIREFADRIYHVHMKDVWWGHGDGTVGVFGGHTEFGDHRRYWDFRSLGHGDIKFEDIIVALNDIGYAGPLSIEWEDIRMDRFHGATEAAEFTRSVDFPTSNVAFDAAFDKENQ